The following proteins are encoded in a genomic region of Quadrisphaera setariae:
- the cimA gene encoding citramalate synthase: MSSTTTTAAAVQVYDTTLRDGAQQEGLNLSVADKLAIATHLDELGVGFIEGGWPGANPRDTEFFARARTELHLRHAVLAAFGATRRAGGSAATDPQVQALLDAQTPVVTIVAKSHVGHVKLALRTTEEENLAMVRDTVEHLVANGRRVFLDAEHYFDGYALDRDHALAVVRTAVEAGAEAVVLCDTNGGRLPHEVEEVVAATLAASPAGTRLGVHAHNDSGCAVANSLAAVRAGATHVQGCVNGYGERTGNADLVVVAADLVLKLGRQVVPAECLREATRIAHAVAEITNVAMYARSPYVGASAFAHKAGLHASAIRVDPDLYQHTDPTAVGNDMRMLVSDMAGRASIELKGRELGHDLAGDQDVLSRAVARVKELELAGWTFEAADASFDLLLREVRDGARPSYFEVESWRAFIEHGKGTGPTSEATVKLRAGGQRLVATGEGNGPVNALDAALRQALIPVYPQIAGLDLTDFRVRILDADAGTDATTRVLIDTTDGRATWTTVGVAPNLVEASWQALVDGITYGLLKSGLPVPEASPAVSPA, from the coding sequence ATGAGCTCGACGACGACGACGGCGGCCGCCGTCCAGGTCTACGACACGACGCTGCGCGACGGCGCCCAGCAGGAGGGGCTCAACCTCTCCGTGGCCGACAAGCTGGCCATCGCCACCCACCTCGACGAGCTCGGTGTCGGGTTCATCGAGGGCGGCTGGCCCGGCGCCAACCCCCGCGACACGGAGTTCTTCGCGCGGGCCCGCACCGAGCTGCACCTGCGCCACGCGGTGCTCGCAGCGTTCGGGGCCACGCGCCGCGCTGGCGGGTCGGCGGCCACGGACCCGCAGGTCCAGGCCCTCCTCGACGCGCAGACGCCGGTGGTGACGATCGTGGCCAAGAGCCACGTCGGGCACGTGAAGCTGGCGCTGCGCACCACCGAGGAGGAGAACCTCGCCATGGTGCGCGACACCGTCGAGCACCTCGTGGCGAACGGCCGGCGCGTCTTCCTCGACGCCGAGCACTACTTCGACGGCTACGCGCTCGACCGCGACCACGCGCTCGCCGTCGTCCGCACCGCCGTGGAGGCGGGCGCCGAGGCCGTCGTGCTCTGCGACACCAACGGCGGCCGGCTGCCGCACGAGGTCGAGGAGGTCGTCGCGGCGACGCTGGCCGCCTCGCCCGCCGGCACCCGGCTGGGCGTGCACGCCCACAACGACTCCGGCTGCGCCGTCGCCAACTCCCTCGCGGCCGTGCGCGCTGGCGCCACCCACGTCCAGGGCTGCGTGAACGGGTACGGCGAGCGGACGGGCAACGCCGACCTCGTCGTCGTCGCCGCGGACCTCGTGCTCAAGCTGGGCCGCCAGGTGGTGCCCGCCGAGTGCCTGCGCGAGGCCACCCGGATCGCCCACGCCGTCGCGGAGATCACCAACGTGGCGATGTACGCGCGCTCCCCGTACGTGGGCGCCTCGGCGTTCGCGCACAAGGCGGGCCTGCACGCCAGCGCCATCCGCGTGGACCCCGACCTGTACCAGCACACCGACCCGACGGCCGTCGGCAACGACATGCGGATGCTCGTCTCCGACATGGCCGGGCGCGCGTCCATCGAGCTGAAGGGCCGCGAGCTCGGCCACGACCTCGCCGGGGACCAGGACGTCCTCTCCCGCGCAGTCGCCCGCGTCAAGGAGCTCGAGCTGGCCGGGTGGACCTTCGAGGCAGCCGACGCCAGCTTCGACCTCCTGCTGCGCGAGGTCCGCGACGGCGCCCGACCCAGCTACTTCGAGGTGGAGAGCTGGCGCGCGTTCATCGAGCACGGCAAGGGCACCGGCCCGACGTCGGAGGCGACCGTCAAGCTGCGCGCCGGCGGCCAGCGCCTCGTGGCCACCGGTGAGGGCAACGGTCCGGTGAACGCCCTCGACGCCGCGCTGCGGCAGGCGCTCATCCCGGTCTACCCGCAGATCGCCGGGCTCGACCTGACCGACTTCCGGGTGCGCATCCTCGACGCCGACGCCGGCACGGACGCCACCACCCGGGTGCTCATCGACACCACCGACGGGCGGGCCACGT